From Watersipora subatra chromosome 2, tzWatSuba1.1, whole genome shotgun sequence, one genomic window encodes:
- the LOC137388008 gene encoding uro-adherence factor A-like — MDDWSGSGIEDGRNATPKSLSRCSPDLFSEKISQFSDFDIESFCEASNHTSALGTEEDARHSGLTNAFSDGDPIASGANTDWLTSQRESSLKTQRSGSRSSARNKSSKKGPESVKWSQDFPDDHESVDHDVRASLNRDKTQAPPLPNFSFLKNGSLQSSANSPSPQKVTNLKQEKQPLVTDSRAANSESESLMSVVVDLLKPCPDSMNDETIMSVATVNTGASDATAFLPCTQKGVTREDSQSLGSIDIPLQDDCIPAVKTAADVMGPSSFNSPLLELSPSFRALADELDDPKARPSETQIRQVEEELDRIADADLPGMSGWSSFPDLPSQTAGTVQESSEIIYGTMDDSRCESQLQKKHFTTDDVINATLTESQKICTDAADVSNQEVCMQSPPPSSKPVLFTSTLKRKAARSRNVSESSSSSSESSVSTSSSEVEFLKSSDVSGLAFGSTPAKSSAQIPHEKGYDDLKASNDLTASDEDEIAGVISRKSKMAMLPDVDLTKSYCKELLGLPAFEVASGSEECSGTPGNSLSNSKKSFIRKRFRNRVIESESEDECEHVDRDTKFKSGSSKSTQVKRSRSERVQNENIPKLRTKQHRKASKNKPVKTSVKKSVESKTVEPILSAPASEQYKKISQQNQKNISREALAPKADSSKIMGLFRDISRNKACDINADLSHLLKDESTTPDREL, encoded by the exons ATGGATGATTGGTCAGGTTCAGGCATTGAAGATGGTAGGAATGCCACACCCAAGTCTCTTAGCAGATGCAGTCCAGATCTGTTCTCAGAAAAAATAAGCCAGTTTTCCGACTTTGATATAGAATCCTTCTGCGAAGCTTCCAATCACACCAGCGCATTGGGAACAGAGGAAGATGCAAGACATAGTG GTTTGACCAATGCTTTCTCAGATGGGGATCCCATTGCGTCTGGCGCCAACACTGATTGGCTCACCTCTCAAAGGGAGTCTAGCCTGAAAACGCAAAGATCTGGCTCACGCTCATCTGCAAGGAACAAAAGTTCAAAAA AGGGGCCAGAGTCAGTTAAATGGAGCCAAGATTTCCCAGATGATCATGAGTCGGTAGATCATGACGTCAGAGCAAGTCTCAATAGAGATAAAACCCAGGCACCTCCTTTGCCTAATTTCTCTTTCCTCAAGAATGGCAGTTTGCAGTCTAGTGCCAACTCTCCCTCGCCTCAAAAAGTCACAA ACTTGAAACAGGAAAAACAGCCACTAGTAACCGATTCCAGAGCTGCCAACAGCGAGTCGGAGTCGCTGATGTCCGTTGTGGTTGACCTGCTAAAGCCATGCCCAGACTCCATGAACGATGAGACCATTATGTCTGTTGCTACTGTCAATACAG gtgcTTCTGATGCGACAGCCTTCTTACCATGTACACAAAAAG GCGTGACCAGAGAGGACAGTCAGAGTTTGGGAAGCATAGACATACCTCTTCAAGATGACTGCATACCTGCTGTCAAAACAG CTGCTGATGTGATGGGCCCATCCTCATTCAACTCTCCTTTATTGGAACTGTCTCCGTCATTTCGTGCTCTCGCAGATGAGTTGGATGACCCAAAGGCGCGACCAAGCGAAACGCAGATCCGACAAGTAGAGGAGGAACTGGACCGCATCGCAG ATGCTGACTTGCCTGGAATGTCTGGTTGGAGCAGCTTCCCAGACCTGCCGAGTCAGACTG CTGGAACTGTACAGGAGTCATCTGAGATAATTTACGGTACAATGGATGACTCACGATGTGAGTCTCAGCTGCAAAAAAAGCACTTCACTACTGATGATGTAATAAATGCAACATTGACAGAATCACAAAAGATCTGCACCGATGCCGCCGATGTGTCAAATCAGGAAGTTTGCATGCAATCACCACCACCTTCTAGCAAACCGGTTTTATTCACATCGACACTAAAAAGAAAAGCAGCCAGGTCGCGAAATGTATCAGAGAGTTCTTCCAGCTCCAGCGAAAGTAGTGTGTCAACGAGTTCTTCTGAGGTAGAGTTTCTGAAATCCTCTGATGTTAGTGGATTAGCATTCGGTTCTACGCCTGCAAAGAGTTCTGCTCAAATTCCACATGAAAAGGGTTATGATGATCTTAAGGCCTCCAATGATTTAACTGCTAGTGACGAAGATGAAATTGCGGGTGTAATCTCACGAAAATCAAAAATGGCGATGTTGCCCGATGTGGATTTGACAAAAAGCTACTGCAAAGAACTTCTTGGCCTACCCGCTTTTGAGGTAGCCTCCGGATCCGAAGAATGTTCAGGTACTCCAGGTAATAGTTTAAGCAATTCAAAGAAGTCTTTCATTAGAAAACGTTTTCGCAATAGAGTTATAGAATCTGAGAGTGAAGATGAATGTGAACATGTTGATCGCGATACAAAATTCAAATCTGGATCTTCAAAGTCAACGCAAGTAAAAAGGTCAAGATCAGAGAGGGTTCAAAATGAAAACATCCCAAAACTGAGAACAAAGCAACACCGAAAAGCATCTAAAAATAAACCGGTAAAGACCTCGGTCAAGAAATCAGTTGAATCCAAAACAGTTGAGCCCATACTATCAGCACCTGCCAGTGAGCAGTACAAGAAAATTTCTCAACAAAATCAGAAGAATATTTCTAGAGAAGCCTTAGCACCCAAGGCTGATTCTAGTAAGATTATGGGCTTATTTCGTGATATCAGCAGAAATAAAGCTTGTGACATAAATGCTGATCTCAGCCATTTGTTGAAGGATGAAAGCACGACTCCGGATAGGG AATTGTAA